Within Raineyella sp. W15-4, the genomic segment ATCTCGCGGATCGAGGGGGTGTTGCCGGATGGGGTCACCACCCAGGTGTTCACCGGCAGCATCGACGACGTCCCGGTGCTTCAACTCGCCGTCGCCGACGACACCACCGCCGGACAGCTGGCCGAGCGGGTCCGGACACTGGTCGTGCCGGAGCTGGAGAAGGTCGACGGCGTCCGCGCGGTGAGCGTCGCCGGCGCCCCCGTCCCCCAGGTGCTGGTTGCGGTCGACGACAAGAAGCTGTCGGACAAGGGCGTTACCGTCGCCCAGGTGCAGCAGGCGATCGGGACCTCCGGCACCCCGGCCGCGGGCGGTGCGCTGCGCGACGGCAACCAGGACCTCACCGTCACGGTGGGGGAGCGGTACGTGACCGCGGCCGATGTCGCGGCGGTCACCCTGACCAGCGCGACCGGGCAGGCCGTACGCATCGACCAGGTCGCCACGGTCACCGACCGGGAGGCGGCGGCCACCTCGCTGGCCCGGACCAATGGCCGGGAGAGCCTGTCGCTGTCGGTCACCAAGACCCCGGACGGCAACAGTGTCGCCATCTCAGGCCAGATCCGCGACAAGCTGGCCGGGCTGGACGCCGCGCTGGGCCATGGTGCGCACACCACCGTGGTGTTCGACCAGGCGCCGTTCATCTCCGAATCGATCCACAACCTGCTCGTCGAGGGCGGCCTGGGCCTGCTGATGGCGGTCGTCGTCATCCTGCTGTTCCTCGCCTCGATCCGGCCCACGCTGGTGACCGCGGTGTCGATCCCGGTGTCGGTGCTGATGGCGCTGATCGGGATGGGGTCGGCCGGCTACTCGCTGAACATGCTCACCCTCGGCGCCCTGACCATGGCCATCGGCCGGGTGGTGGACGACTCGATCGTGGTGATCGAGAACATCCAGCGCCATCTGGGTGAGGGACAACGCCGGACCGACGCCGTGCTCACCGGTGTCCGGGAGGTCGCCACGGCGATCACCGCGTCGACGCTCACCACGGTGGCGGTCTTCCTGCCGCTGGCACTGGTCGGCGGGCAGGTCGGCGAGCTGTTCCGCCCGTTCGCCATCACCAGCTCGCTCGCCCTGCTGTCGTCCCTGCTGGTGGCGCTGACCATCGTGCCGGTGCTGGCGTACTGGTTCCTGCCGGAGCGCTCCCGCAGCCACGTCACCGCCCTGGACGACGCCACCGGCCGGCCGCGGCGTACGCCGATGCAGCGGCTCTACCTGCCCTCGCTGACCGCCGCGGTCCGTCACCCCTGGGTGACCGTGCTCGTCGCGGTCGTCCTGCTCGGCCTCTCCGGCGTCATGGTGCCGCGGCTGCAGACCGACTTCCTCGGCGACACCGGCCAGAACACCCTGACCGTGACGCAGAAGTTCCGGCCGGCGCTGTCCCTGGCCGAGCAGGACCGCCAGGCCGGCATCGTGGAGGCGGCGCTCCGCGGCGTCACCGGTGTCGAGACGGTGCAGACCACTATCGGTGGTGCCGGGGCGGAGGCGATGTTCACCGGCGGCGGGTCCGACCAGGCGACCTTCTCGGTCACCACCGACCCGGCGGCCGACCAGGTGGCGGTGCAACAGCGGGTCCGCGACGCGGTCGACCCGCTGCAGGATGTCGGGGAGGTGGCGGTGGCCGCGCAGGCCGGCTACGGCACCAGCACCATCGATGTCAAGGTGTCCGCTCCCGACACCGAGCGGCTGCGAATGGCCACCACCGCCGTCCACGAGGCGCTGACCGGTGTCGACGGATCGGCCGGGGTCACCGACACGCTCGCCGCGGACCGGCCCACCGTGGTGGTGGATCTGGATCGTACGAAGGCGGCCGAGAAGGGCGTCGACGAACGGACCGTCGCGGCGACCGTCAAGGCCGCCCTGGCACCCCAGCAGGTGGCCCAGGTCGAGACCGACGGGGTCACCAAGGACGTGATGATCAGCGTCCGTGACGCGCCCGTCGGGCTCGACGCGCTGCGCGACCTCCAGGTGCCGGCGACGGTGGTCAAGACGCCGTCGGCGGCGCCCTCTGCCTCCGCCTCGGCCTCCGCCGGCGCCGGCACGGCCGCGGCTTCCCAGGCAGCCGCCGCGGCGGCGGTGCCGACGACAGTGCATCTGCGGGACATCGCCGACGTACGCCAGGCCGACGTGGCCACCTCCATCGCCCGGGATCAGGGACGGCGCAGCGCGACCGTGTCCGTCGCCCCGGCCGGGGCCGACCTGGGCGCCGTCACCCGGGCGGTCACCGCGACGATCGCCACGGTGAGCGTGCCGGCCGGCGTCACCGTCACCGTCGGCGGTGTCAGCGCCGACCAGCAGAAGGCCTTCAGCCAGCTGGGCCTCGCGCTGCTGGTGGCCGTCGCGATCGTGTACGTGGTGATGGTGGCCACCTTCAAGTCGCTCATCCAGCCGCTGATCCTGCTGGTGTCCATCCCCTTCGCGGCGATCGGCGCGGTCGCGGCGCTGGTCGTGACGAACACCCCGCTCGGGGTGCCGTCGATGATCGGTGCGTTGATGCTGGTCGGCATCGTGGTGACCAACGCGATCGTGCTCATCGACCTGATCAACCAGTACCGGGATCGCGGCCGCGCGATCGACGACGCGGTCCGCGAGGGGGCCCGGCACCGGTTGCGACCGATCGTGATGACCGCGCTCGCGACGATCCTCGCGATGGCGCCGATGGGGCTCGGCCTCAGTGGTGGCGGCGTGTTCATCTCCAAGCCCCTGGCGATCGTCGTGATCGGTGGCCTGGTCTCGTCGACGCTGCTCACCCTGATCCTCGTGCCGGTGCTCTACACGATGGTCGAACGGGTCGGCGAGAGCCGGGCGGTCCGTCACGAGAGCCGGCTGGCTCGCCGGCTCCAGCCGGTCCCGGTGGAGGCGTTCGGCGACCCCGATCCCCGGGCCGACCCGGACCGCCCCCGGCGGGGGATCACCGACGAACCCGCCACCGGGATCTGACCGGGCGGATCACCAGCGCAGGTGGATGCCGATCGTGATGGACGGCTCCAGCGCCTGCCGCTCCGGGTCGGGCCAGGCCTTCCGGCACTCCACCCGGTACGGCAGCATCAGCTCGTGTCCGCGGGCGATGTCGTCGAACAGGCCGCCGACGCCGGCGAGCAGAGCCGTCCGGTCGGGCTCGGGCAGCTGCCGGATCCGCGGCCGGGACTCGACCATCGCCAGCAGGCCGGCGCGGTCGACCGGCACCCAATGGCGGAACGACCGGGACTCGGCGGAGACGAACCAGCCGCTGGCGAGGATCTCCTCCTCGGAGGGCCCGGACACCGTGGTCGTCATCGCCGTCGGGTCGTACGCCTGCAGCAGTCCGGCCAACCGACGGACCCACGGCACGGTGTCGTCCCGCGTCGTCCGCAGCACCCCCAGGTGACCGCCGGGGCGCAGCACCCGGACGGCTTCCGGGAAGGCCGCGGCCGGGCGGGCCCGCTGGCCCGCGATCGTCACCACGTCGAACCACCGCGGCCGGAACGGGAGCCGGTCGGCGGCGGCCCGGACGACCGTCGCCCCCCCGGCTCGGCCGGACACCAGCTGGGCGACCCGTGGGTCGGCCGTGATGCCGAACACCCGGTGTCCGCACCGGACCAGGTCCACCGTGAAAGCGCCCTTCCCGGTGCAGAGATCGAGGACCCGGGAACCGGCATCCGGCAGCAGCCAGGCCATGGCCGCAGCCGGATGGTGGGTGCGGGGGGAAGCCATGCGCCCACTGTACGGGGACCGGATGGGATCGACCCGGAACGTGCTGTGGGACCCGCCCGGGGGCGGATCCCACAGGACACCTCAGTCCAGGTGATCAGGCGCACTGCCGTGTCGTGCCCATCGGCGGGGAGCCGACTGCTACGCCCTCGAAGACGGTCGATCGATACGTGGGTGCCTGGCTGCTGTGTGGGGTGTGAACCTTGCTCTATTCATACCAGTAGGGCAGGTGGTCAGGGAAGACTCCGGCTGTGATTCGACTCACCCAGGGGGTCGGTGATCGACCACCTGTGGGGCGGAGGGTTGTCCACAGACGGGTCGTCCGGGCCGGGTCATCCACAGATCAGCCGCTCCGGCCCCCATCCGAGAGGCGGCCGACCCACTCTCGGGACATGGATGTGCTGCCTCGTCGCGCCCGTGCCGCGACTCCCGGGACCGACCGCGGCCCGGCCACCCGGACCACCCCGTCCGGCCCGACCGCACCGGCCCGTCGGCTGCCGATACCGTCCCGGGGCGTCCCGGTGGCGACGAGCGTGCTGGTCGGCGAGCGGACCGACCTGCTGCGGGCGGTGGAGTCCGTCACCGCCGCCCTCACCACGCCGCCACCTGACTCGCTTCCACCGACGCAGCTGCCGGCCCGGTGGAGTGCCACCGACGCCGTCCTGATCACCGTCGACGCGGCACCGGCCGTGGCGGAGCTGGGGCTGCCCGCCCGTGACGGTGTGCATCTGCTCGGGGCCGAGACCGATGTCGACGAGCTGTGCCGATGGTCCGGGCCGTTGGGGGCGAGCCTCGTCGTCGTTCCCCGGGACACCCCGGTGCTCGGCCGGGCCCTGGGTGGGCCGCCACCCCGCGAGGGGGCTCGTACCCTCGCCGTCGTCTCCGGCGGTGGCGGCGCCGGAGCCTCCACCACGGCCGCCGGGCTGGCCGGCGCAGCCGCGCTCGACGGCCACCGGCCGGTGCTCGTCGACCTCGATCCGTGGGCGGGCGGGATCGACCTGCTGCTGGGCGCTGAGCGCTCACCCGGCTGGCGGTGGGACGACCTGGCCCGTGCCCACGGCGGGGTGGGGTCGCTGGCCGGCCGCCTGCCCGGGGGCGGCGGCGTCGACGTCATCACGATGGGCCGTACGCCCGGCGATCGACTCCCCGACGACCGGGCCGTCGACAGCGTTCTCGCCGCGGCCCGGGCGACGTACGACCTGGTGGTGCTCGACGTGTCCCCGCGACCACCGTGGGACCGGCACCTGGCCCGCGCCGGCACGGTCCTCGTCGTCGCGGGTCCGGGCGTCCGACAGCTCGCTTCGGCCCGCCAGATCGCACTGCACTGCGGCGAGGACGGTCTCGAGCCGGCGATCGCCGCGCGCCGCGGTGGGGGCGGCCCGACCCGCGAGGCGGACCGGCAGTTGGTGGCGGAGACGGTCGGCTTCCCGGTCGCTGGGATGCTGCCCCACGACGCGCGGCTTCCGGTCGCTGCGGAACGCGGCGATCCGCCGTGGCGGGTCGCCCGCCGCGCCTGGGTGGCCGCCTGCGGCGACCTGCTCGCCACCTTCGACGCGCTCCGGCCGACCGGTCCGGCCTCCCGCAGGCGGGGTGGTGACCGATGAGTGGACTGGTGGACCTCGACCGACTCCGCCCCGCCCTCGCCGGGCTGGGACGCCCGCCGACCACCGAGGACGTGGCGGCGGCGATGCGGGCCGAGGGGCTGGTGGTCACCGATGCCCTGCTCTACGACGCGGTCGAGCGCCTGCACCGCGAGTCGTACGGTGCCGGGGTCCTCGATCCGCTGCTCGCGCTGCCCGGGGTGACCGATGTCCTCGTCAACGGGCCCGACCAGGTGTGGATCGACCGCGGCCACGGACTGGAGCGGATGCCGTTGACGTTCGGGTCGGAGGAGGAGGTGCGCCGCCTCGCGCTGCGGCTGGCCGCGCGGGTGGGGCGCCGCCTCGACGACGCTGCCCCCTATGTCGACGCCCGGCTGCCCGACGGGACCCGGGTGCACGCCGTGCTCGGCTCGGTGGCCGACCCCGGAACCTGTATTTCTCTCAGAGTCCCGGCTCGGCACCGGTTCAGCCTCGCCGATCTGGTCACCCGGGGCGCGCTGCCCAGCACCGCGGTGCCACTGCTCGAGGGACTGATCGAGCACCGGCTGGCCTTTTTGGTCTCCGGCGGGACGGGCACCGGGAAGACCACCGTGCTCGGCACCCTGCTGGGCCTGGTGCCGCACGACCAGCGGCTGGTGGTGGTGGAGGACTCCCGGGAGCTCGACCCGCCGCACCCCCACTGCGTACGGCTCGAGGGCCGGCCGGCGAACGCCGAGGGCACCGGGGCACTGGGGCTGGCCGTCCTGGTCCGCCAGGCGCTGCGGATGCGGCCCGACCGGGTGGTCGTCGGCGAGGTGCGCGGAGCCGAGCTCTGTGACCTGCTCGCGGCGCTCAACACCGGCCACGAGGGCGGCTGCGGGACCGTCCACGCCAACTCCGCCGCCGACGTCCCGGCCCGGCTGGAGGCGCTCGCTGCGCTCGGTGGGCTCGGCCGGGAGGCGACCCGGACCCAGGCCCTGTCGGCGCTCGACGCGGTGGTCCATTTGCGCCGCGACCACGACGGCCACCGCCGGGTGGCCCAGATCGGCATGTTCGGCCCCGACGAGGCCGGCGGGATGCACGTCCGGGAGGCGCTCGCCTTCCCCCGCGACGGCACGGTCCGGCGCGGTCCCGCCGGGGAGGAGTTCCTCTCCCGGGTGGCCCGATGAGCACTCCGGCGGGGTGGGTGGCGCTGGCCGCGGCGCTGGCCGTCGCGGCGCTCGTCGGGGTCCCGCCGGGGCGGGCAGCGGGACGGCTGGCCGGGCAGCCGGTGGCGGAGGCCGCGCCGGCCATCCACCGGGCCGCGGGCGGGCGCCGTCGGGCCGTCCTGGTGCTGCTCGGTGCCCTGCTGGCCGTCCTGGTAGTGGGGGTCGCGTCCGGCCCGCAGGGCGCTGCGTACGCCGCGATCGGTCTGGTGCCGGCCCTGACCGCGGCGTCCCTGCTCAAGGGACGGGCGCGGGAGCTGGCGCGGGCCCGTTCCGAGGCCGAGGTCGCCAGGGCCTGCAGCCTGGTTGCCGCCGAGGTCCGGGCGGGCCGGGCTCCCGAGGGGGCGGTCGACCTGGTCGCCGAGGACTGTCCTGTCCTCGCCCCCGCCGCAGCTGCCCTACTGGTCGGCGACGACGTGGTCCGTACCTGGCGGCACCAGGCCGGTCGGCCCGGTTGTGGCGGACTGGCCGACCTGGCCCGGGCGTGGGAGGTGTCGCGGGCCTGCGGCGCCCCGATGGGACCCTCCCTCGACCAGGTGGCCGGCGCGCTGGAGCGCGAGGCGGAGGTGTCCCGGCTGGTCCGCGGCGAACTCGCCTCGGCCCAGGCCACCGGCCGGCTGATGGCCGTGCTGCCCGCGGTGGGGATCGGTCTGGGGTACTCGATCGGCGGGCGCCCGCTGGACTTCCTGCTGCACACCGCGGTGGGCCTGGCCTGCACGGTCGTGGCCGTGGCGCTCGCGAGCCTCGGAACGCTGTGGACCACCGCGTTGGCGCGGACGCCCGGACGGGAGCCCTGAGAATGGATCCCGGTGCCTCGACCGTCACCCTGGTCGCTGCCGCACTGGCTGCTGCCGTGGCGCTGGTCCTGCCGGAGCCGCCCGCTGGTCGACGTCGGCTGCGGACCGGCGCCGGCCGGCCGTGGTGGCTCGCCCGGTGGGAGCGGTTCGCCCGTCCGGTGCCCGGTGCCCCGACCGCCGAGACCCGGGCCCGGGTCGCGATGACCGCCGGCGGGATCGCCGGGGTGGCAGTCCTCACCCTGGCGCCCGGTGCGGGATCGGTGGCGCCGCTGGTGGTCGGGTCGGCCGCCGCGATCGCGTACCTGGTCAGCGGGCGCATCGTGTCCCCGGCCACCCTGCGCCGCCGACGACGGCTGGCGGCGGACCTGCCCGGTGCCCTGGAGCTGATGGCCTCCTGTCTGGCTGCGGGGCTGCCGGTCCGCGGTGCGGCAGCGGCCGTCGCCGGGGCATACGGCGGTCCGCTCGCCGAGGATGTCGGCGGTGTCCTGGCGCAGATCGCCATCGGCGACAGCGAGGGACATGCCTGGCTGCGGCTGGCCGCCGACCCGGCCTGGTCACTCGTGGCCCGCGACCTGGCTCGATCCGTGCAGAGCGGGTCGACCCTGGTCGATCTGCTGCACCGTCACGCTGAGCGAGCCCGCAAGGAGCGTCATGCGGCCGTCGTCGCAGCGGCGCGGACCGTCGGGGTCCGCAGCGTCCTGCCGCTGATGACCTGCTACCTGCCCGCCTTCGTGCTGGTCGGCATCGTCCCGGTCATCGCCGGCACCCTGCCCCGGCTACTGGGGTGACCGGAGCCGGACGCACACATCGCCGCGAACCCGCCACGATGTCCCGATTCGTCCACAGCCCTGTCCCGACCCGAACCGTCGTCCACAGCACCCCGCCGCGGCCGCCCCGTGTCCCCGCCGGTGTCCCACCCTCCGACCGAGCCCGGACCGCAGGGGTGCGGGCACACGAAAGGGGAACCCCCATGTCCGAGACCACCGCCTCCGACACCACCACGCCCGACCAGACCACCGACCTCACTCCCTCCCCGGCCCGCCGTCGCGGCCGCCTCGCGGCCCTGGCCGGGCGTCTCCACGACCAGCGGGGGATGGCCACGGCCGAGTACGCCGTGGGGACGGTCGCTGCGGTCGCCCTGGTCACCGCCCTCATCAACGTCTTCCGCAACAAGGAGTTCGTCCAGCTGCTGCTGGACCTGGTGAAGGCGATCTTCCAGGCCGTGATGGCCGCCAAGGGACTCGGGATCTGACCCTGTCCCCGGCCCGGGACGCAGGGCGGAGGCACCGGTGGTGGCGGCCCGGGTGGGCGCCACCACCGGCGGCCCGGCGTCCCACGCCGGGCCCGATCCCGCCATCTCGTCCCACGATCCCCTTCCGCGGGCTCGTCCCGCGGATTCACCACCGACCTGGGAAGGACCACCATGACCACCGCGGATCGTCGTCCCGGTTGCCCCGACCGAGGCCCGTGCCCTGACCGGGGACTGTGCCCTGACCGGGGACTGTGCCCTGACCGGGGACTGTGCCCTGACCGGCGTCCGCACCCCGATCGGGGCATGGTCACTGCCGAGCTGGCCGTCGGTACTGTCGCAGTCGTCCTCGTGACGCTGATGTTCGCCTGGGGACTGCATCTGTTCACGCGGCAACTCCTGCTGGAGGACACCGTCGCGGAGGTCGCCCGCCAGTCGGCTCGCGGGGACCGGGTAGCTGTGGCTGCCGCCCGGACGGATGCCCCGGCCGGCACCCGCCTCACCGTCACTCCGGAGGCGAGTGAGGTGCGGGTCCGCGGGGAACTGCCCAGCGGCCCGCCCGGACGACCGGAGGACCTGGTGCTCGTCGCCGAGGCCCGGGTGTTGCTCGAGCCGGGGAGGGCACGATGAAGAGGCGGTGCCGGACGGAGGGCTGGTGCCGGGCGAGGGACCGACGGCCGAAGGACCAGCAGGGTTCGGGAACCCTGCTGCTGTGCGCCACCGTGGCGATCCTGTTGATGCTGACCTGGGCAGGCGCGGTCGGCGGCGGCTATGCGATGGCCCTGCACCGCGTCCGGGGTGTCGCGGACCGCGCGGCGCTCGCCGGCGCGGTGGCGTACGCGACGGGAACGGATCCCTGCCCGGTGGCCCGGCGACAGGTCGACGCCGAGGCTCCGGCGGTGCTGGCCGAGTGCCGCGCGGTGGGTGACCTGCAGCGGTACGTCGTCAGCGTGGAGGTCTTCCGGCTGGTGGCGATCCACGTCCCGGGGCTCCCCGAGGACGTCCGCGCGGTCGCGCACGCCGGCCCCGGTGAGGTCGGCGTCGCCACCGCGGTGGGGCGGGCGCCGTGACCCGTCGTCGACCGCCGCCCGTCGGCCCCGGCGGGCGGCAGGGCAGGATGGGGGCATGGATTCGTGGTTCGAGACGTTCTGCCAGGAGCTCGTCATCCGCCGTTCCCTCGAGCGGACCGGGCAGGCCCTGGTATTGGCCCGGGAGGATTTCGGCGTGGTCCTGCAGGTCGCCGCCGATTGGAGTGTCGTCCCGGCCGCAGCGCTCGCCGAGGGTCTCGGCCCACGCTGGGTCGGTCTGGTCCGGGCGGCGGTGATGCCGCTGGTGGAGGCCGACCCGGCGACCGGTACGGAGTGGCAGCCGGGCGCCGCGGCCGGCTACCGCGCCCGCCCGGACGCCGTCGAGGGGGTGGTGACCGACGTGCTCGTCGTCGACCTGACCGACACGGCCCGCGGCAGCGGGCAGTGGGTCCTGCCGTACCGGGCCGACGACTCCGGTGTGTCGTTCGCCGCAGCGGTCCGGGCCGGGGAGTGCGCCGACGGGGTGCTCGCCCTGGGCGCGCTGGACCCCCGTGACCCCGGCCGGATCCCTGCCCCGGACGGCAGCGGACTGCTCTCCCGGGCCCGGGCCAGGCTCACCCTGGACCTCGGTGGCGCGCAGCTGGGCGTACAGCGAGCGGTCGACGCCGATGGCGACGGGTTCGCGTACGCCACCGAGCCGTACGCCACCCAGCTGAGGGAGGCCGGCATCGACCCGGTGGAGCTGGTCACCCTGGACCTGTGAGCCCGGAGATCCCGGGCCCGGGGTGACCGGTGGCCGGTGAGATCAGTCGGTGCGGGCCAGGCCATCGGCCAGCACTCCGGCCAGGGCCGGCCGGGTGGCCCGCAGCCCGAGCACCACGAACAGGACGCCGACCGCCATCACCGTGGCGGTGATCAGCAGGGTCACCGGCGACAGCACCAGAGCCGCCCCGACCAGCGGCAGCAGCACCACCACCGCGCTGGCGATCGAGACCCCCATGACGAACCCCAGCGGCCCCAGCACCGTCCGTCGGCGCGCCCGGTCCTGGCTCGCCAGGTCCATCCCGATCAGGTCGAGCCCGACCTCGACCCGGCGGCGGTCGAGCACGGCTGCGCTCTGGTTGATGCCGACCGAGCAGGCGACGGTCGCGAAGGCGAAGACGATGGTCAGCAGCACCCCGGTCCGGATGTCCTGGATCACCACGAGATCGCCGGCCGTGGCGTGCGCCGAGACCCGCTCCATCAGCGCCACCCCGGTGCCCCCGGCCACTCCGACGAAGCAGACCGCACCGAGGGCGGCCACCTGTCGCCAGGCCTGCTTCGGCGATTCCAGCACCATCCGGGCGGCCACCAGCGCCTCGGCCGTGCGGGCGCGGCGCAGTCGTCTGCGGAAGAAGACCGCGAGCAGCCGCGGGCCGACGATGTCGATGACGCCCAGAGCGACGGCGATGGCGAACAGTGCCACCGCCACTACGACCACCGGGCCGGCCTGGGCCCCGAGCATCGGGGCGAGCTTCGTGGCCAGCGCCGCCACCCCGAGCAGCACCACCCCGGCGGCGATCCGGGCCCGGGAGACCCGCTGGGCGGTGCTGCGCATCCGCACCCCGAGCGGGGAGATGACGACCGCGCGCAGGCCCAGCGCGGAACTGGCCAGCGCCAGGACCACCAGGGCGGCCACCACCCCGGCCAGCGGTCCGGGGCCGAGCAGCAGGGCGGCGGCCCCGACCCGGTGCCCGTCGAACGACAGCAGCCCGAGCAGCGGCAGGGACAGTGCATACCCCAGACAGCCGAGGAGGGCGCCGGCCAGGGCATACGCGCCCGCCTCGGCCAGTGTGACCAACCGGAGGGTCGGCGACGTCGCGCCGATCAGCCGCAACGACGACAGCCGGTCGTCCCGTCG encodes:
- a CDS encoding efflux RND transporter permease subunit, which produces MRNRALVALVTVFVLIFGVVSTGSLRQELIPRISVPVAVVYASYPGASPAVVEQRVTIPIEQAVASLQGLDTSSSVSTAGSATVTLQMRYGSNMSSVQQDAKAAISRIEGVLPDGVTTQVFTGSIDDVPVLQLAVADDTTAGQLAERVRTLVVPELEKVDGVRAVSVAGAPVPQVLVAVDDKKLSDKGVTVAQVQQAIGTSGTPAAGGALRDGNQDLTVTVGERYVTAADVAAVTLTSATGQAVRIDQVATVTDREAAATSLARTNGRESLSLSVTKTPDGNSVAISGQIRDKLAGLDAALGHGAHTTVVFDQAPFISESIHNLLVEGGLGLLMAVVVILLFLASIRPTLVTAVSIPVSVLMALIGMGSAGYSLNMLTLGALTMAIGRVVDDSIVVIENIQRHLGEGQRRTDAVLTGVREVATAITASTLTTVAVFLPLALVGGQVGELFRPFAITSSLALLSSLLVALTIVPVLAYWFLPERSRSHVTALDDATGRPRRTPMQRLYLPSLTAAVRHPWVTVLVAVVLLGLSGVMVPRLQTDFLGDTGQNTLTVTQKFRPALSLAEQDRQAGIVEAALRGVTGVETVQTTIGGAGAEAMFTGGGSDQATFSVTTDPAADQVAVQQRVRDAVDPLQDVGEVAVAAQAGYGTSTIDVKVSAPDTERLRMATTAVHEALTGVDGSAGVTDTLAADRPTVVVDLDRTKAAEKGVDERTVAATVKAALAPQQVAQVETDGVTKDVMISVRDAPVGLDALRDLQVPATVVKTPSAAPSASASASAGAGTAAASQAAAAAAVPTTVHLRDIADVRQADVATSIARDQGRRSATVSVAPAGADLGAVTRAVTATIATVSVPAGVTVTVGGVSADQQKAFSQLGLALLVAVAIVYVVMVATFKSLIQPLILLVSIPFAAIGAVAALVVTNTPLGVPSMIGALMLVGIVVTNAIVLIDLINQYRDRGRAIDDAVREGARHRLRPIVMTALATILAMAPMGLGLSGGGVFISKPLAIVVIGGLVSSTLLTLILVPVLYTMVERVGESRAVRHESRLARRLQPVPVEAFGDPDPRADPDRPRRGITDEPATGI
- a CDS encoding methyltransferase domain-containing protein, which encodes MASPRTHHPAAAMAWLLPDAGSRVLDLCTGKGAFTVDLVRCGHRVFGITADPRVAQLVSGRAGGATVVRAAADRLPFRPRWFDVVTIAGQRARPAAAFPEAVRVLRPGGHLGVLRTTRDDTVPWVRRLAGLLQAYDPTAMTTTVSGPSEEEILASGWFVSAESRSFRHWVPVDRAGLLAMVESRPRIRQLPEPDRTALLAGVGGLFDDIARGHELMLPYRVECRKAWPDPERQALEPSITIGIHLRW
- the ssd gene encoding septum site-determining protein Ssd encodes the protein MDVLPRRARAATPGTDRGPATRTTPSGPTAPARRLPIPSRGVPVATSVLVGERTDLLRAVESVTAALTTPPPDSLPPTQLPARWSATDAVLITVDAAPAVAELGLPARDGVHLLGAETDVDELCRWSGPLGASLVVVPRDTPVLGRALGGPPPREGARTLAVVSGGGGAGASTTAAGLAGAAALDGHRPVLVDLDPWAGGIDLLLGAERSPGWRWDDLARAHGGVGSLAGRLPGGGGVDVITMGRTPGDRLPDDRAVDSVLAAARATYDLVVLDVSPRPPWDRHLARAGTVLVVAGPGVRQLASARQIALHCGEDGLEPAIAARRGGGGPTREADRQLVAETVGFPVAGMLPHDARLPVAAERGDPPWRVARRAWVAACGDLLATFDALRPTGPASRRRGGDR
- a CDS encoding TadA family conjugal transfer-associated ATPase — translated: MSGLVDLDRLRPALAGLGRPPTTEDVAAAMRAEGLVVTDALLYDAVERLHRESYGAGVLDPLLALPGVTDVLVNGPDQVWIDRGHGLERMPLTFGSEEEVRRLALRLAARVGRRLDDAAPYVDARLPDGTRVHAVLGSVADPGTCISLRVPARHRFSLADLVTRGALPSTAVPLLEGLIEHRLAFLVSGGTGTGKTTVLGTLLGLVPHDQRLVVVEDSRELDPPHPHCVRLEGRPANAEGTGALGLAVLVRQALRMRPDRVVVGEVRGAELCDLLAALNTGHEGGCGTVHANSAADVPARLEALAALGGLGREATRTQALSALDAVVHLRRDHDGHRRVAQIGMFGPDEAGGMHVREALAFPRDGTVRRGPAGEEFLSRVAR
- a CDS encoding type II secretion system F family protein, producing the protein MDPGASTVTLVAAALAAAVALVLPEPPAGRRRLRTGAGRPWWLARWERFARPVPGAPTAETRARVAMTAGGIAGVAVLTLAPGAGSVAPLVVGSAAAIAYLVSGRIVSPATLRRRRRLAADLPGALELMASCLAAGLPVRGAAAAVAGAYGGPLAEDVGGVLAQIAIGDSEGHAWLRLAADPAWSLVARDLARSVQSGSTLVDLLHRHAERARKERHAAVVAAARTVGVRSVLPLMTCYLPAFVLVGIVPVIAGTLPRLLG
- a CDS encoding DUF4244 domain-containing protein — its product is MSETTASDTTTPDQTTDLTPSPARRRGRLAALAGRLHDQRGMATAEYAVGTVAAVALVTALINVFRNKEFVQLLLDLVKAIFQAVMAAKGLGI
- a CDS encoding TadE family type IV pilus minor pilin, which encodes MVTAELAVGTVAVVLVTLMFAWGLHLFTRQLLLEDTVAEVARQSARGDRVAVAAARTDAPAGTRLTVTPEASEVRVRGELPSGPPGRPEDLVLVAEARVLLEPGRAR
- a CDS encoding Rv3654c family TadE-like protein translates to MKRRCRTEGWCRARDRRPKDQQGSGTLLLCATVAILLMLTWAGAVGGGYAMALHRVRGVADRAALAGAVAYATGTDPCPVARRQVDAEAPAVLAECRAVGDLQRYVVSVEVFRLVAIHVPGLPEDVRAVAHAGPGEVGVATAVGRAP
- a CDS encoding FtsX-like permease family protein, translated to MTAAPDPSGRPAPVDLLPAPLPEPLLLPAPRGPLPVTWAVLGVLARPTLRDRAAWGLPVTAFAVISTIILDVAGGAVMFWSIPGETAGVYRMLSSLAVVLLVLPLVTLASSAARLSARRRDDRLSSLRLIGATSPTLRLVTLAEAGAYALAGALLGCLGYALSLPLLGLLSFDGHRVGAAALLLGPGPLAGVVAALVVLALASSALGLRAVVISPLGVRMRSTAQRVSRARIAAGVVLLGVAALATKLAPMLGAQAGPVVVVAVALFAIAVALGVIDIVGPRLLAVFFRRRLRRARTAEALVAARMVLESPKQAWRQVAALGAVCFVGVAGGTGVALMERVSAHATAGDLVVIQDIRTGVLLTIVFAFATVACSVGINQSAAVLDRRRVEVGLDLIGMDLASQDRARRRTVLGPLGFVMGVSIASAVVVLLPLVGAALVLSPVTLLITATVMAVGVLFVVLGLRATRPALAGVLADGLARTD